DNA sequence from the Methanolobus psychrophilus R15 genome:
TCCGCCAAAATTTGGCATTAAGGCGGCATAGCCGCCTTTATTCCAACTTTCTTGCCAGCAATATCCTGTTTTCTTAGTCACTCCTACTTTAGTAGCAGCTTCTTCTACAGAATCCCCTAAATATCTAAATTTAACAAAATAGAGCCTTTTCAGCACTCTTGAATTGTTCTCGTGTGTAATCAAATCGTTAATCTCGTCGAGAGTTACCTTTCGGTCAATCAGAATTTGTTCTTTCCCCACCATAAGACAAGATAAACATTAATACGTGTAGTAAGTTGCGTTGAACACTATAGTTTTGAACAGAGGCATGACTCACTCCTAAGTAACGTCCTATTAGACGAAATCCCAACCCTTCAACATGCTGTCCGACAATTACTATCAGTAATGAATAAGTTCCTTCGTTTGAGACTTAAAAGCTCTATATTCCTTCTTTTTTACCTTTTGCTCAGAAATTAGAATTGTTGGACAGCCTGTGAAATGGAGGGAGTAGTCACATAACCTAATTTCTAACTACTACAGTTCTATTTTTATAATATTAAATATTATATTTAATAACTAATACACTACAATCCAGGTGAGGTCATGACAATTAACAAATCATGCTTGATTAAATACGCTGCATTGTTAACGCTTTTTGTCTCTATCATAGGAATGGCATCAGCAGTAACTATCACAGTGGAAGCGAAACAGGAAATACTACTATCAGTGCTGCACTTGCAAATGCGACTGACGGCGCTACTATCCTTGTGACCGATGGAAATTACACAGAAGATGATCTGATCATTGATACGGAAGTAACAATTATTTCTGAGAATGGATCACAATATACAAGCATAATATCTAATTCATCCAGTGTTACTCTAATCAACATAACTGCCAATAATGTAACTATTAATGGTTTTTCCATTAGAGGTAATGGTTATTCTGAAAATGATGGAATCTACTTGAATTCTGTTTCAAATACAAATATTTCAAACAATGAGATATATGAATTCGACGAAGGATTACGTACATTTGAATCTAATAACACTCTAATAGCCAACAACGATTTTTCCTTTAATTTCCAGAGCATATTCTTTGACCGCTCAACGAACAATACTATGGTCAATAACACAATGCATTTCCCTCTACTGGGTTTTGGTGTTGATGGATTCGAATTAGAACATTTCATTCATACCATCGACAATAACACCATTAATACTAAAAAACTCTATTACTGGATAAATGCCTCAGATGCCCAAATACCCTCTGATGCGGGTCAGGTATATGTTATCAATTCTACCAACATAACTGTCAAGGACCTTGAGTTGATCTGTACTTATGATGGTGTTGCGTTTATATTCACAGATAATTCAAGAATTGAAAATGTTACGGTAGGCCTAAGTAGTTATGGTCTCACTCTCATAGGTTCAAATAACAACACGTTGAATGACAATACCATTGTACTTTGTTTATATGATGGTATTTATGTTGTAGAATCGGACAACAATACCCTGATCGATAACATAGCCACTTTAACATGTCTACTTTCAGAGCAAGAGGCATGTTCAGGTATTTTCCTTGGTGGCTCTAATAATAACAGTTTGATCAACAACATTGCAAACTTCAATGGAGAATCAGGTATTCATCTGTGGAACTCAGACAACAATACCTTAAGAGGAAACGATGCAAGTGAAAACTATTTAAGTGGCATTTATCTACTGGAATCAACAAACAATACCTTGGTAGATAACCTCGTGAATGGCGCATACGATGGCTTTTTCTTCTCAACAAATGCAGGTATGAACGCAGCATCTTTTGAAGACGATACATACCCTGATAATTTGATCAATAACATTCTGGTAGATAATATTGGCAATGAGAATTCTTTCAGCGATCTCTTCTCCGAAACCATATCTATGGATATTGGATTCTTTGAGAGCGCTCTGCAGACCAAGCACGTTGTCAGTAAAAGGAACCCGGTTATGGACGATATCAGCATAAACAGCATTTCGATTAATGCTATAGAAATAGGACTACTACATGGCTCTGGTATCTTTTTAGCTTCCAGTCCAAATAATGTCCTGACAGGGAACCAAGTTCTACTCAATGAATACGATTTTGCTACCATCGATTCTGAAAATGTAGAAGTGAACAAGCTGATGCTGACCGAGGGCCAGGCACAGATGTCTTTCACAACCGATAGATACAGTCTTTACTTGAAAGGCACTGATTCAAATTCTGTGTCACTGCCAGGAAAGACAAATGTCAATGGTTATATTGACTTATTTTATTCTCCGGACTCATTTAACATTCGTGATCAGCCATTAGATGCTGAGATCAATATATTTACCACAAACATGGACCTAAAGTTTTTGTATGACGATTCTGGAATGAGCACAGCAGATGAATCTTCAATAGGACTCTACAAGCTAAACGGTACTCAATGGACAAAGATCCCAAATGCCACTCTTCATACACCTGACAACTATGTCTCCGCAACATTGGCCTCTACTGAAAATGGTTTCTCAATAAATGGAATAGCGTCTTACGAAGCCACATTAGCTCTCTTCAAAGATCCGGAACCTTCTACCAGTCGTTCTGGTAGTTCTGTCATTGCAAGGGAAATAAGCCAGGGTAGATCCACTGATCTGCCGGTAGGTAACGATGGAGAAGTAACAGGTGATACTGTTGTAAAGTCATCCAATGCAGCTACCACGCTTACCCTTTACAAAGGAACAAAAGCAGTAGATGCTTCAGGAAACCCAGTAAACAGGATAATTGTCACAACACCATCTTCCCTGCCTTCAGATACTCCTGCAGAAGTAGTTGAATCCGGCCTGTACTTCAGGTTCGGGCCATCAGGCACTACATTCAGCCAGGATGTCATGATAACGATGGACTTCGATCCTGAAGACTTTGAGGGAAGAGCTCCAGTTATCTATACATACACGTCAGAAGATGGATGGATAGCCCTTGAGACAACAGTTGACTGGGAAAACGGCAGAGCAACTGCAATGATCAGCCACTTCTCATTGTATGCACTGTTTGGAACCGATGGTGAAGAGGCACCAGTGATAGCAGCTGAGACACAAGGGAAGGATACCGATGTTCATGTTGTCCAGGAAGAAGGAAACCCTGTTGAGACGGAAAAAGGATCAGGCATTCTTTTCTGGGTTGTTGGCCTCGTACTTGTCCTGGGGATAGGAGCTGCTATTTTAATGAATAAGAAGAAACATGGAGAGCTTTAAGCTCTCTACATCTTTTTTCCGAATGGTCTGATTTCAATTTCTCGGAAGCGCCATTTAAAGTGCTTTGTATTTTGCAGGCAGCTAACTGAGCTTTTGCTCTTCTACAATCCTCTGCGCTTCTATTTTCAGATTGTCAAGGTGATTCTCGACTACATCCCATATGATCTCAATGTCAATTCCAAAGTACTCGTGTATAAGGATGTTTCTAAGTCCTACTATCTTTTTCCATGGAATGTCTGGATACTCATCTCTGGTCCCTGGAGGGATTTTGCCTGCTGCTTCGCCAATGATCTCAAGGTTGCGGACAACGGCATCGATTCTCATGTCGTCTTCCAGAAACTCCGCAAAAGAAGCATTCTCAAGATATCTCTGAATTTTTTTTCAATTGCACCAAGCATGTCTGCAAAGAAAACCAGCTGGTTTCTAGGCATAAACGGCCTCTTTCAGGATTGCTTCCCTTAAAATTGGCTTTATTGCTGTCTCAATAACAAGGTCCACCTTTCTTCCAAATATGTTTTCAAGATAGAACTTCAACTCCATATAGTTATCAAAAGTCTTTCTGCCTTCCTTGAACACATTCAGAACATCAACGTCACTATCTATGTGCTCTTCTCCCTTGGCAAAAGAACCAAAAATAGCTATTTTTTTACGCCAAAACGCTCTATTACCACTTTTTCATGTTCTCTTAATATCCGAAGGGCATCCATAATTAATACTCGCTGACAAAGTTTAAATCCTTAACTGAACATTGCCAAAATCAGTTGGCTGGTTATTAAAAGACAAAAGTATTCGCTGCCCTTTTCGCTTTCAAAAACTACTGCCAGAATACTATTTCACGTCCCCGAAACTTGAGTTGTCAAGTGGAGGGAGTAGTCACTTGAGTGGTAGTTCACGCAAATTGAAGAAAGAAATATGCTGGATAAATCGTACTGATAGTTTTTCCAACAGATAAGTTTAGACCAAACAAAAAAAAATAGATGATGAGGATCTGTGATCCTCTAAGGTTTCAGATCAGTCCTTCCTTCTCTGCATAATAAATGCCAGTCCAAGGATGGCTGCGATTGGCAATACCATAGTCGGGAACTCGGGGATCTCCTGGCACTGTCCTGGGACAACATCCTCGTACATATTTGTTGAGGTCCACTTTGCCCAGTCTGCAGGGAAATAGTTCTGTGGAGAGTTGGAATTTCCTGGCCAGGAAGCTTCTGTGAACACTGCCCAGCAGAAAGATGCACAGGGGCCACCAAGATATTCCTTGCTAATTCTTATTTCATAGCTGTCCTGGTTTGCAGATCCACTGACAGACATGTGGTTCTCATCAGGTACAAGCTTTCCGTTCACAGTATCCCATCCAACCTGGACAATACCTTCATCATCGCAAAGGATAACTTTTGCACCGGTACTCCAGTGGCCATCGATCCCGTCCATCTCGATCACCCATACAATGTCATCTCCATCTTCGTATGTTGACACCGTTGTATCGAAATCGGCCTTTACCCATGTGAACTGGTCATCTTCAAAGGTCTCTCCAACCGCACTTGCCGTACCTATTGTAACGAAAAGTGCTGCAAGCAGCATAACAAATAGTTTTGTGTTCATATCTTATCACCATACTTAATGCGCTATTACCTAGCAGCTAAATAAAGTACCATAAGTGGGAATATATACTTATCGCATTATTTTCAAATGATGCGTATTATTATGATGATGGAAGATCAGTATCCCATATCAGAAATTAAGGTAGTGCAGGTTTCGGGTTCCCATAGAATAGGCTGTCTGATAAAATGAACATTAAATATTGAAAATAGTAGCATCATTTAGTAAATTCACTTAAAGAGTCTGTTGTATAGTTCATCCATAATATAAAAAAGTGCCACCGTCCGCTGCGACGGCCGGTGGTTGTTCAAATAGCATAGATTCTGCCTGCTCCGCGGGATCAAGATGTTCTGACAGAACCCGGCACGTCAGTGTTAACGGGGTTTACCTGAACTGTGACAGTATGTGATGAACTCTGACCGATAGTGTCAGTGACCGTCAGTGTAACAGTATAGGTTTTCGCCGTATAGAACATAGTGGAAACATACATACCCACAGCGTCAGCCTGTATGCCGTTGGAGGCGTCAAAGTCCCATGAATATGAAGAGATGCCTTTGTCA
Encoded proteins:
- a CDS encoding cell surface protein, whose amino-acid sequence is MTDGNYTEDDLIIDTEVTIISENGSQYTSIISNSSSVTLINITANNVTINGFSIRGNGYSENDGIYLNSVSNTNISNNEIYEFDEGLRTFESNNTLIANNDFSFNFQSIFFDRSTNNTMVNNTMHFPLLGFGVDGFELEHFIHTIDNNTINTKKLYYWINASDAQIPSDAGQVYVINSTNITVKDLELICTYDGVAFIFTDNSRIENVTVGLSSYGLTLIGSNNNTLNDNTIVLCLYDGIYVVESDNNTLIDNIATLTCLLSEQEACSGIFLGGSNNNSLINNIANFNGESGIHLWNSDNNTLRGNDASENYLSGIYLLESTNNTLVDNLVNGAYDGFFFSTNAGMNAASFEDDTYPDNLINNILVDNIGNENSFSDLFSETISMDIGFFESALQTKHVVSKRNPVMDDISINSISINAIEIGLLHGSGIFLASSPNNVLTGNQVLLNEYDFATIDSENVEVNKLMLTEGQAQMSFTTDRYSLYLKGTDSNSVSLPGKTNVNGYIDLFYSPDSFNIRDQPLDAEINIFTTNMDLKFLYDDSGMSTADESSIGLYKLNGTQWTKIPNATLHTPDNYVSATLASTENGFSINGIASYEATLALFKDPEPSTSRSGSSVIAREISQGRSTDLPVGNDGEVTGDTVVKSSNAATTLTLYKGTKAVDASGNPVNRIIVTTPSSLPSDTPAEVVESGLYFRFGPSGTTFSQDVMITMDFDPEDFEGRAPVIYTYTSEDGWIALETTVDWENGRATAMISHFSLYALFGTDGEEAPVIAAETQGKDTDVHVVQEEGNPVETEKGSGILFWVVGLVLVLGIGAAILMNKKKHGEL
- a CDS encoding Nucleotidyltransferase, putative encodes the protein MRIDAVVRNLEIIGEAAGKIPPGTRDEYPDIPWKKIVGLRNILIHEYFGIDIEIIWDVVENHLDNLKIEAQRIVEEQKLS
- a CDS encoding nucleotidyltransferase; this encodes MFKEGRKTFDNYMELKFYLENIFGRKVDLVIETAIKPILREAILKEAVYA